A section of the Vanessa tameamea isolate UH-Manoa-2023 chromosome 29, ilVanTame1 primary haplotype, whole genome shotgun sequence genome encodes:
- the LOC113393709 gene encoding E3 ubiquitin-protein ligase RLIM-like, producing the protein MSFREEDKEKEKGGLGTGFAVVATIGVGIGAALYYFINKGRENPTAAGSTAQGWTCDSPHTLHVREEPIYISDDSYTTLSEHSTTDTSILEDSFTCKCFNNNDSENETFESNDSSFSESQSSYSQSNTDTSRSMSDDDDSDESDMFNTITSSNELNDSELSEWDVTTSLDYPSYEQPLSRSYIENFTRNLLMSQQRDQRNNQFNSRDNEAFRERSWSLEECSICCDVVLRDQEIMSLPCTHNFHTKCILPWLQEHQTCPNCRKPID; encoded by the exons aTGAGTTTTCGTGAAGAGGATAAGGAAAAAGAGAAAGGTGGACTTGGGACAGGCTTTGCCGTCGTCGCAACTATAGGCGTCGGTATTGGGGCTGCCTTGTATTACTTCATCAACAAAGGAAGAGAAAATCCAACAGCTGCGGGTTCTACCGCGCAGGGCTGGACGTGCGATTCTCCCCACACttt gcaTGTACGTGAGGaaccaatatatatatcggACGATTCGTATACCACTCTCTCAGAACACAGTACTACTGACACGAGCATACTGGAAGATAGTTTTACATGTaaatgctttaataataatgattcagaAAATGAAACATTCGAAAGTAACGATTCAAGCTTCTCGGAGAGTCAAAGTAGTTATAGTCAATCCAACACAGACACCTCTAGAAGTATGTCTGATGATGACGACAGTGATGAATCCGATATGTTCAACACAATCACGTCTAGCAATGAATTAAATGACTCTGAACTCTCTGAATGGGATGTAACGACGTCCTTAGATTATCCGAGCTATGAACAACCATTGTCAAGGAGTTACATAGAAAATTTTACTCGGAACTTACTTATGTCACAACAGAGGGATCAGag aaacaATCAATTCAACTCACGCGATAATGAAGCAtt CCGCGAGCGCTCATGGTCGCTCGAGGAGTGCTCCATCTGCTGCGACGTCGTCCTCCGCGATCAGGAGATAATGTCGCTGCCCTGCACGCACAATTTCCACACCAAGTGCATCTTACCATGGTTGCAGGAGCATCAGACATGCCCCAATTGCCGGAAGCCTATCGACTGA